In the Halobacteriovorax sp. GB3 genome, AGTCCGTTCTCTTTAGCATAATCTAAAAATTGAGGAGGGACATTCAGTTGATCAATCTTGGAGTGTAAGTCGATTTTTTCTTTTTGAACTTCTCTTTCAAGATGAAGATCCTCTTTCGAAATAACACCTTTATTCATATGCAGGATTTTTTCCATAACATGGACAAGCTCTCGAATATTTCCAGGCCATGAATAATTTAGTAATTCTTCATAGGCATCTTCTTTAAGATGTATCTTTCTTTTACTCTTCGCCAGTTCATCATGAATAAAGTAATCAACATCAGATTTTCTATTTACTAGGGCCGGGACGACAAAAGTATAACCAGATAATCGATAGTATAAATCTGATCTAAATGAGCCTTTCTCAATCAATTCATCGAGAGGATCACAAGTTGCACTTATAACTCGAAAATCCGATTTGACTTCTCGATCAGAACCTACAGGATAAAATGATTTCTTTTCGATTGCTTTTAATAGTTTATTTTGAAGATATTCAGGCATAGATGAAAGTTCATCTAAAAAAAGAGTTCCATTATCTGCGAGCTTTAGTTTACCAACCTTATCTTGATCAGCACCTGTAAATGCACCTTTAACATGGCCAAAAATTTCAGATTCCAAGAGTTGCTCACTAAATTCTGAGCAATTCACATGAACAAATTTACCTGATAAATCACTATTTTTATGGATGACTTCGGCCAATGTCGTTTTACCAACACCTGTAGGACCAAGAAGAAGAATCGGCGATTTAGAACTGATATAAGTTTCAAGTTCCATAATTTGAGCCATTAAAGATTCATCCGTCGTTTTAAAATCTTTTAGTATATAACTTGAACGACTTCCATTTATTAGTATAGAAGCTCTTTTAAGTAACGATGAAATACTGACTCGATCAAAGGGCTTTGTTATAAAATCATCCGCGCCCAATTCATAAGCTTTCGCAATAATTTCAAATTCATCATGGCCACTAAAAACAACTTTGTACTTTGCTCTTGCAACAATAAGCTCTAGTGCTTTTAACCCAATCAAATTTTCTTCTAGATCTAAATCAATAAATGCTAAATCAAAAGATTCTTTGTTATTTCTGAGTTCTTTAAATGAAGAGAAAAGACTCACCTGATGACCCTTTTCCTTTAAATACGAAATAAGAACTCTTTGAACGAATTGATCGTCTTCTAGAACTAAAATCTTCATAAATACCTACTTATACTTGATTCTTATTCGCTTATCGGAGTTCCAATATGATTCGTGTTCTATATGGCTGAATTTCTTGGCACTAGGAAAAATCTTCGCTTTTCCAAACACTGCTAAGTATTTGAAATTCTAATATGAGTAAAACTTGCTAAAAGTTTATACAAAAGGTGTCGATAATATTCGTATGAAAACGATAAATGGAATTATTTCGACACTCTTTTTAGTACTATTATTTCAAGGATGCATGCCTGACAGCCTTACCAAATTTAAGGAAGACCCTGTCACAAAGCAAGAAGAAGGTGCAACTGACGATGGACCAGATCTCACGAATTGTGATCAAGGTATCGATCCAGTTTGTACACCTCCAATTGGGATAACCTACCCACTCAGTACACTCAATTTAAATATCTATGAGGATATGGCCTCACAACTGCAAGATGATAACGATGGTCTAAACCTATCAGATGGATTTAATCCTTCACTCATAGGTGGTGTTGATAAAATCGAAAACTATCTAAGCTATTCGATTAGTCCTGATCTTTTCACTAATACTGGTCTTGGTTTCAATACAAAGACAGGTGAAATTTCAGGTTCAGCCAATAAGTACTCTGCACAGCAAGTTTATACAATTACGCTAAAGCACAGTTCATATAGTAGCCCCGTGGCGACTTATTCTATGACAATCGGAACAGGAACTGAAATTACTGACCTTCAAATTGGAGACAACGTTGGAACAAATTATCAACTATCAGTAACGAATACTTCGGCCTTCTATTATGATCCAGTCACTCCTTCAAATAGTGACATCCTTGTATCAAATAAAGGTTCATTCTCTCGTATCACTGATATTGATCCAGCTTCTGCCACTGTCAATGTCTCACTTACAAACTCTAGAATTGTAAAACCAGGTGAATATTTAGATAACTCTAAAGACCCTTCTAATAATCCAATCTATGTAACAGCTAAAGCTGAAGTACGTGAAGCTGTCATCTTATTGGAAACGGGAACACTTTATTCTTTCTTCCCAACTATTTTTTCATCTACAGGTGTCGATCCAAACTCTACACCTAATGAGGGACCAGCTATTTCATTTCACATCTCTCCGGGTCTCCCACCAGGTCTTAGCCTCGATTCTCAATCGGGTGCTATTTCTGGTACACCAACATCGAACACGGTTGCCCAGACTTATACGTACTCAGCTTTTCACTCAGGAATTGAGAAAACGACAACGACAACATTTAAACTCAAAGTTGGAAATTTAAATAGTAGCAACTCGTTCACTTACAATAACCCAGTAAATGGAAAGCTTCTTGTTAAACTATCTGATCCAGCTAGCTTCATCTCAGATGCCTCTAGTAAAACATTTACGAGTATTGCTTCTAACAATGGCCTCGTTGGTCAAATCGATTATCTAAATGGACAAGATGCTTATGTAACAGTAACAACTTCAGGTCCGACATTTACTGCTAATGAACCTGTCGATAACAGAACTGCTTATGTAGCACAAAAGACGACAACTCTTTATTCTTATACGATTTATGAAACGGGACAAGACTTTACCTTCTCACCGACTTTAGACTCTACTCTTTCAAATCTAGATGATGAACAAAAAGTAACTTATACAGTTTCGCCAAATCTTCCAGGACTAGCGACAGGAGTTAAATTCCTAACAAAAGCTAGGTGTATTGATACATCAATTACAAGCTCTGCCACTTGTAGCAGTGGTACATGGGTAGATAATCTCTGTGCACGAGCACTATCACAAGTAAGTTGTACAGGTGGTTCTCTTCAATGGTATCCAGGTGGAACGATTACAGGAGCCTCTGAAATTGATCTGATTCCAACTGAATTTACAATTACGGCAACTGGAAATGATGGTACTTCAATCTCTACAAACCTCAGTCTAGCGATTGGAGATAGCCCAAAGAACCTAACGACAAATAGAAACACTCTTCTTCAGGTTAATAATGCAAGTATCTTTGGAGAAGGTGATTATGTAACGTCGAGAGATAATGCGGCCATCGGTATTGTCATGGCCAGCGACACTGTTAACAATCTTTTAGAAGTAAAGATTATCAAAGGCCGCTTCACTCCTGGCGTTGATATTGATAATCACAAAGCATTTGGTAATGCTGCGACGTTTGTTACAAACTCAACTGATGCCATTGTTCAATACAATGCGAAGTTCGCTCTTAGTAACACAACGAATTTTTCAAGTACAAAAGGTTCAAATGATATTTATATTGATGCCACTAACCGTGGTGTCATTAATAAAATCGTTTCGAGTAATGTCTACGTCTCAATTGTTGAAGGCGATTTTCTTGAAGGAAGTACAGTTCTTTGTGCCGCCGGATGTAGCGCGACAATCAGCTCTGTATCAGCTAATAATTTAAGATTTAGCTTCAGTATTTCTCCATCAGCAAGTGTTGGTGATGACTTCAACAGTACAAACACTAAGATAGCTCAAATAAATGAAATTGCCGGAGCGGTTGCGATCGCTTCTCCTAAAGAAGGTGTTTTCCAAGTTGCTGACTCTGTCGACTTTGCTAACTATTATGTTGGGCCAGCCGATGGAACAGTTTCAACAATTGAAACAACTCCTACTTTCTATACAAATAGAGGGGAAGATGAAGAGATCCGTATTTACATGGACTCGACAAATTATAGCGATACAAAAATTGACTTCAAGCCAACACTACCAACAGGCATTACAGTTGATCAGGATCAAAAGAAATTTACAGGTTCGTCTTCAACATTTGTCTCAAAAACAAGTTATACAATTTATGCCTATAACCAATACGGTTACACGACTCACACTTTCGATTGGAAGGTTAATGATCACGTAACACTTAAAAGTACAACAAGTGCCTTTACTTATAATTTACATAAAGCTGGTTTTGGCCACGGAAATTCGCCATGTAGAATTCTAAGAGACGAACTTGATTCGACAAACCCAAAAGAGATTGATTGTTATCTCGATGCTGGAGAACAAGAACTTTACAGTAAGGGTCTTGAAACTCAAATTACTTTTGGTAATGATATGTGCCAATTTATAGAAGAGCTTCCTTACTTCTACTATAGCTATCAACCAGGTGCGACTCAGCCGACCAACACAGTTGCTGTTATCAATGAAGGCGAGTCAGATTGTTATAATGGAACAAATACGACCTATGTTGGTGCTTATGCCGTAGGTGCTGCTGGAAACTACACGACAGACCACTTAGGTTCTGCTGTTATCGTAGACCCAAAGACAGCATTCTGCTCATTCAACTACAAAACAGAGAGTAGTCCTTGGTATCCAGACTGTGACACTGGTCAATATGGTCAAGTAGGATTCACATGGGCAAAATTTAGCTTCCGCTGTATGAACGCGGGATCAGAAACAAGCGAAACAGATGCTATTAGCTGTTACCAAGCCTACGGCGCTTGCTCTAATACGTCTTATGATAACTACGATGAATGTGTTAATAACGCCGCTACTTGGACGACTTCAGCAACACATAATGATCCATCAATCACAACTGGATACTCAGCAGCGGTAGCAACTCAGGTTGCTAACGACGAAATGCCAGCGATTGATACATCTTCTCTCTCAGGTAACGTTGATGGTTGTTACATTAAAGAAGTCGCAACAGAAGATCCTGCAGATTGCGGTGGAAAACTTTCGGCCTGCGTATCAGGAGCTCTAAGAGGTGTTGTTTCTTCCGACCAGATCGATGATGCAAATCAATTTGGAATACTCCATATTTTATCAAATGGAACACCAATTAATAGTAACTATGGAAACCCATTTGATAACCACACAGAGTATAGAAAGAATACGACAATGTATTTAGCAAACTTTTATGGAGCGGCTTCATCATCAACTGCTGCTTGTTTAGACAGTGCAAACCCTTATAAAATCAATCAGACCGTATACACATCTCCAAATGGTGATGCAAATGCTACTCACATGTTTGCCGGTACGCGCTCAATTTATAAGTACAGTTGTAAAAATGGTGCTGGTGATGATCTAGGAGTTATCAATCTCTTTGTAAGAGATTGGGACGTCGATTTTAAAGTCTCTGATGGTGTCGATGAAGTTTTCCCTACGAGAATGGATTCGGCAACTGGACTAGATGATATTTTAGATATTGATTCAGGAGGATTGATCACAGGTAACTTCTGTGCAACACCTCCATCAGCTGGAAATATTAACAATACGACTGCACCGTTTAATAGTCTTTTTCCAGAGACTTCTGAATAGGAGTCCCTGGAAAAGCTTTTTATTTCTTAGAAATAATTGTACCAACTAAATCAAAATCAAGAACTTCAGTGACCTCAACTTCAACGAGGTCACCCTCTTGAAGATCAAATCCATTCATATCATTGATAATTACATTACCATCAATATCAGGTGCTTGCCCAAAATGGCGTCCTTGAATGAGAAGTTCAGTTTCAGGATGCTCTCCTTCAATAAGAACATCAATTTTCTTACCAAGAAACTCTTGATTAAGCTCTCTAGCAATCTCTCTCTGCGCTTCATACAGACGATCAAAGCGCTCTTCGATCACTTCTTGTGGAACCTTATCTTTCAATCTAAATGCCGGTGTCCCCTCTTCATCTGAATAACGGAAAATACCTAAGTGATTGAATCTCGCCTTTTTGATCCCTTCAAGAAGTAGTTCAAAGTCTTCATCAGATTCACCAGGGAACCCAACGATAATAGAAGTTCGAAGAACAATTCCAGGAATACGCTCACGAAGTTTAGAGATTCTCTCGTGAATTTTTTCTCCTGTAATTTTACGATTCATTCTCTTTAAAACATGGTCAGAGAAATGCTGAACTGGCATATCAAGGTACTTACACACTTTTTGTGATGTAGCCATTTTTTCGATAACTGTATCCGTTAACTCATCAGGATAAAAATAAAATAATCTAATCCAATCAACGCCATCGACACTCTCAAGGCCACCAAGAAGTTCGAAAAGATTATTCTCATCAGAAAGATCGACACCGTAGTCCGATAGATCTTGGGAGATTAGATTGAGTTCTCTTACTCCATTTTCTGAAAGTTTTTTCGCCTCTTCTACAAGAGACTCAACTGTTCTTGATCTCAATCTTCCTCGAAGTGTTGGAATGATACAAAATGTACAATTTCTATTACAACCTTCAGAGATTTTTAACCAAGCCGTATAAAATGGAGATGTATTTAATCTCGGATCAAATTCAGTGTGAATAAATTTTGGGATTTCAACAAAAGACTTCTTTTCAAGCTTTCCGTCTTCTAGTGCTTTTAAAAGAGGTACAATTTTATTGTATTCTCCTGTTCCGATAAACATATCAACTTCAGGGAGATTCTCTTCAAGTTGATCAGAATATCTTTGGGCCATACAACCAGAAACGACAAGGGCCTTACATCTTCCTTCCTCTTCATTTTTAAAGTCAGCAAGTTCAAGAATCGTATCGATACTCTCTTTCTTTGAAGCTTCAATAAATGAACAAGTATTAACAATGATAACTTCAGCATTATCTGGCTCAGGAACAATTGAAAATCCATCTAGACCCATATAACCGAGCATGACTTGTGAATCGACAAGGTTCTTTGAACAACCAAGTGAAGAAAAGAATACAGTTTTATCTAAAAACTTTTTATCTTGAGTACTTACGTCTGACATGAAATCCTCTTAATTATTTTAAATTGTGCGTCATTTCTACCGCACATCCGAATTAAATTCAAAAGAGTATGAAGAATTTATGCAATACCCGACCTTTATGATCCGTTAAAAATCAAAAGGTTACGACGTAGGACCAGTTTTATGTTAAACTATCAAACGTGGATGGCACGATAATTAGGAGGATTTGTGCATAAATCGATATATTTTATTTTAGCCCTTTTGGTCTCATGTTCGCATCATGGCCTCGAGGTCCCTCCCTCTAAAGATCGCATTCTCTCTCTTTGGAAAGAGCCTAATGTAGACCTTAAAGAATTAAATGAAAATGAAAAAGCTGCTCTTGTTCTAAAGAAGGCCAAGAAAGATAATTATCAAAACTGCTTTGATCTCATTTCACTTTCTAAGAGAAATGACTTTCCTCTTTCAAAGTTAGCGACGCTTAAATCAATAGAAAATTGTGATCTGCCAGAAGAAAAGCTTGTTCAAATTTGGCAACAAGAGGACGAGATTCCAAATTGGTTGAAAAAGAGATTTAATGAAGTCTCCCTTGAACTAGCTAACAAGCATTCTCTTGTCGATTATCAGGCTAAGTTTTCTTTGAAAGTTATTAAAGACAAAAGACTTCAAAAAGAACGTGAAGAAGTTCTGCTTGCTGCGATCTCATCAGCTAAAAGAGCAAAAAATATTGAAGCACTCAATGACTTAACAGAAAAGCTTTACGATGTTGCTCCAAGATATAACAAAGTCATTACTAAAGAGAATATTTATTCCGTTGCCAGAGACTTTGAGCGTAATCGCTCTTTCAAGAAAGCGAGAAATCTCTACACTAAAATTATCCGCTACAGAAACTATACGATAGATGAAAAAGTGAAGGCATGGAATAGACTTCGTCTTTCACATAAAATCGAAAGAGATAAGAAAACATATCTTAAAGAAACGGCAAGAATGGTGAGTTTCCTTAAGAAGTACTACCGTAAAAACAGAAACTCAAAAGTTCATCACTACCTCGTAGATAGTATCATTACTTTATCTCGAGCTCAGTGGACTGAGCATATGCGCTCTAAGGCCGAAAGAACTCTAAAAGATCTCAATAAGAGATACAACCCAGACAACAAAGAACTGGCAAAGTCTTATTGGCTACTAGGCTCTATGAGACTGGAAGCTAAGGACTTCAAGAAATCACGCTACTTCTATGAAAAGGCCTTCGAACTCGATCCTAAATCAGAAAATATAGCTTGGTCACTTGGGTGGAATCTCTATACTGATAAAAATTTTAATGAAGCTAAAAAACTATTTTCTCGTTATGTCGAAGAAAATCCTGATACTCAACGCTTCAGATTCTGGCTCGCGAAAACTCATCTTCACCTTAAAGAAAATGATGAGGCAGAAGACTTATTTAAAGAAATCATCTCAATCGACCCAATGGAGTACTACTCTTTTCTCTCACATCTTGAGTTGAATAAAGAGATTGATCCAATTGATAGCTTTGATGAAATTACAGCTCTTGAAGATACAACATTTGAATGGCTCTACTCACTTGGCGAAATTGATATTGCAAAGGACTATCTCAAATCAATGAGAAGAGTATGGAAGGGAGAAAAAAGAATTGCTTCACTTCCTCTCTATGAACGAGTTGGATATTATGATGCAATGATTTCTCAGGTCTATTCTATTCCATCAGAAGATAGAAAAGACTTACTTTTAGAGAATCCAACTTTTGCTTTCCCTAAGCCTTTCAAGCAGGAAGTTGAAAAAGCTTCTAAGAAATTTAATGTCGCACCAGAACTTATCTATGCTATTTCAAGACAAGAGTCTGGATTCAATCAACATGCAAGAAGCTGGGCCGATGCTTTTGGCGTCATGCAATTAATCCCTGAAAAAGCAAAGGTTCTTGGTCAACGTTACAAGATTCCATATAAAGACCACTATGATCTCTTTACACCTAAAACAAATGTTTTGTTAGGAGCATCACTTTTAGGTGAGCTACAAAAGAGATTCAATGGAAAGTTTCCTCTCTACGTCGCCAGCTATAATGCCAGTGGGCAAGCCGTTAAAAGATGGTACGATGAAAGATTTGATGGAGATTTCATAGAGTTTATCGAAATGATTCCTTATGCCGAGACAAGAAAATATGTAAAACTCGTTTTAAGAAATTTCTTTATCTATAAAAAAATGAATGCTGAAGATGATATTGTATTTAACAGAAGCTTTTTCACCTCAGAATCTTGAGGTGAAAAGCTTTTATAATTAGCGATGAATCTGTTTAGTATTTTTTGGAATTTTGAAATTAAAGACATCTGATGATAATCCGACATTTTCTTTAATACCACCGAATTGAAAGCTAACAACTTTTCCTCTTGAATAAGAAAGATCAATTTTCTGAATATGAGAAAACTCTTTCTTCTCTTTAAATGTAATTTCAGCCGTAGCAATATCTAATTTCGAAGAGAAATCCTTAGAGAACGTTAAGTGTGCTTTCTCTCCATCAATTTTAACATTATAAAACTCATTCGACTTCAGCCCATTCTTCAAGACATCAAAGAGAAGGTGTAAAGGGTTGGCCTTAGCTGTTTGAATAGTCACTTGTCCCTGCTCTTTTTCTGTATAAGCAGGAGTATAATACCAAGTCGTTTTATTATTACTTACGTAAGTTAATTTATTATCTTTAGATGTAACATCAAAACGAATATGCCCAGGAAATTTATATTGAACTTTTCCTTCAATAATTTTTGGTGCAGCTCTTCTAGAACGTCTTTTTCTTTTTGAGATATTTTCTTGTTTAAAATTTGCTTCGAAGCTCTTTGGCATGAATGCCAGAACATCAAAACTCAATAAAAATGTAGCAATAATTAATTTAGTCATAAAAAAGGGGCCTCCAAAAATAGACCCCTTTAGTATAGACAAAATTTTAATAGCAAGCAAAGTGCTTAGTGAAGCTGTACAGAAACTGCCTTAGAAACACCTGGCTCTTGCATTGTTACCCCATAAAGAGTGTCGTTCAGCTCCATTGTCTTCTTATTGTGCGTAATAAGAATAAACTGAGAATCAGAACTCATCTCTCTAAGTAGTTCATTGAATCGACCAACGTTAGCATCATCAAGAGGAGCGTCAACCTCATCAAGAAGACAGAACGGAGATGGCTTAACAAGAAAGATAGAGAAAATAAGAGAAACTGCAGTCATGGCCTTCTCACCACCTGACATTAAGTTAATGTTCTGCATTTTCTTTCCAGGAGGCTGAGCAATAATCTCAACACCACATTCAATTGAATCAAGGTCTCCTGTAACTTTAAGAGTCGCACTACCTCCTCCAAAAATAATTGGAAATACTTTTTGGAAACGAGTGTTAACTTCTTCATAAGCAATTTTAAATCTTACTTTAGATTTTTCATCAATATGATTAATTGCATTTTGAAGATCTTCAAGAGATTGACGTAACTCTCCTTCTTGAACTTTTAGGAATTCATTTCTCGCCTTCTGACGATCATAATCTTCAATAGCTTGCCAGTTAATCTCACCTAGGCGGCCATATTCCATTTTATATTGCTTAAGCTTGTGACCACAGTCTTTAAGATCTTGGCCATAGCGACGAGAGAATTCGTAATCTTCTCTTTCGATTTCTTTTGTACCTGTTTCAGTTTCAATGAAATACATCGTTGAAACATCTTTAAGTTCTTCGAAATCACTTTCTTCATACTCAAGAAATTTTCCAAGAGCATAACGTAGATCAACTCTATACTTTTCAAAGATATTTCTTGTGATCTCTTCTTCTTCGTTAACAAATTGAGTAAAACGAAGTTCAAGTTCATTAACAAGCTTATCATTTTGATTGATTTTCTTACCAAGTTCTTTCGCTTCATCTTCTCTCTCTTGCATAGCAAGGAGTAGTTCAGAGAATTGATCTTTAAGTACACTAAGAACTTCATCTTTATCAGAGAGGACTTCTGCTGTGTCTTGGTTCTGCGCTTCGAGAGTGTCGAGCTCATTTGAGATATTTTCAATTTCTTCTTTATATTGCTCAATCAAATTAAGATTAGACTCAATTCTTGTCTGTTGCTTCTCAACCTGAGCCTCAATATCTTCAATTTGATTCGTTATTCCATTTACTCTTTCTTCATAAGACTTAGCATCGAGTTTTCTTTGCATAAGTTCTTCTTTCTGCTCTTCGTATACAGATCTTTGGTCTGTTAGTTCAGATTGAAGTTCTTCTAATCGTGAAGAAAGGTCTTCGATCTCTTCTTCAAGAGATGAAACATTATTTGCAAGAGACTCTTCACTCTCTAAGAGCTCAAGTCTCGACTTAGAAATTTCTTGTTTTCTATTTTTAAGAATATCAAGTCTTGTATTCCCAGACTCCATTCCCGCTAGTTTTGATTCTAGGGCAGATTTCTTAGCAGCAAAATCAGCTCTCGCATCAGAAAGAGATGAGCGTAGAAGATCAAAGTCATTTTTCTTATCTTCTAAGAGCTCAGATTTAGTCTCAGTCTTCTCTTCAAGTTCAGATAGTTCTTTAGAAAGAACAACCATCTTCTCTTCAAGTTCTTGAATAAGGTTATTTCTAGCAATAACCCCTTGCCCTTCATCATTAGAGCTTTTAAGACTTAATACTTTTCCATTACCAACATTCTTAATAGTCTTCGTACCATCGAATGTTGAAATGGCCTTATAGTTAAGGTCAAAATTAAGTGATTCAAATTTACCTTCATCGAGTTCATCAACGAGATAGTATCCTTCAAAAAATGGAACAAGTCTCGACTTGAATTGCTCAGGAAGATCAATCAAATCAGAAAGTGCTCTTACATTTTCACCAAAGGCTAATTGCAGGCGAGCTTTCGACTCGTCTGATGCAAGATCAGCACTCTTATTTCCAATTAGAAAATCAACGGCTTTCTCAGGGTTAACAGCATACCACTTATTAAAATCAGTAAGGTCATCAGAACTTGTTACGACAGTATCAAG is a window encoding:
- a CDS encoding sigma-54-dependent transcriptional regulator translates to MKILVLEDDQFVQRVLISYLKEKGHQVSLFSSFKELRNNKESFDLAFIDLDLEENLIGLKALELIVARAKYKVVFSGHDEFEIIAKAYELGADDFITKPFDRVSISSLLKRASILINGSRSSYILKDFKTTDESLMAQIMELETYISSKSPILLLGPTGVGKTTLAEVIHKNSDLSGKFVHVNCSEFSEQLLESEIFGHVKGAFTGADQDKVGKLKLADNGTLFLDELSSMPEYLQNKLLKAIEKKSFYPVGSDREVKSDFRVISATCDPLDELIEKGSFRSDLYYRLSGYTFVVPALVNRKSDVDYFIHDELAKSKRKIHLKEDAYEELLNYSWPGNIRELVHVMEKILHMNKGVISKEDLHLEREVQKEKIDLHSKIDQLNVPPQFLDYAKENGLRDLVEKIEEFVLYHSFKYNDEKVRRTADELGLSTNSFYKIMKRVKQSLEDK
- the rimO gene encoding 30S ribosomal protein S12 methylthiotransferase RimO, coding for MSDVSTQDKKFLDKTVFFSSLGCSKNLVDSQVMLGYMGLDGFSIVPEPDNAEVIIVNTCSFIEASKKESIDTILELADFKNEEEGRCKALVVSGCMAQRYSDQLEENLPEVDMFIGTGEYNKIVPLLKALEDGKLEKKSFVEIPKFIHTEFDPRLNTSPFYTAWLKISEGCNRNCTFCIIPTLRGRLRSRTVESLVEEAKKLSENGVRELNLISQDLSDYGVDLSDENNLFELLGGLESVDGVDWIRLFYFYPDELTDTVIEKMATSQKVCKYLDMPVQHFSDHVLKRMNRKITGEKIHERISKLRERIPGIVLRTSIIVGFPGESDEDFELLLEGIKKARFNHLGIFRYSDEEGTPAFRLKDKVPQEVIEERFDRLYEAQREIARELNQEFLGKKIDVLIEGEHPETELLIQGRHFGQAPDIDGNVIINDMNGFDLQEGDLVEVEVTEVLDFDLVGTIISKK
- a CDS encoding transglycosylase SLT domain-containing protein; protein product: MHKSIYFILALLVSCSHHGLEVPPSKDRILSLWKEPNVDLKELNENEKAALVLKKAKKDNYQNCFDLISLSKRNDFPLSKLATLKSIENCDLPEEKLVQIWQQEDEIPNWLKKRFNEVSLELANKHSLVDYQAKFSLKVIKDKRLQKEREEVLLAAISSAKRAKNIEALNDLTEKLYDVAPRYNKVITKENIYSVARDFERNRSFKKARNLYTKIIRYRNYTIDEKVKAWNRLRLSHKIERDKKTYLKETARMVSFLKKYYRKNRNSKVHHYLVDSIITLSRAQWTEHMRSKAERTLKDLNKRYNPDNKELAKSYWLLGSMRLEAKDFKKSRYFYEKAFELDPKSENIAWSLGWNLYTDKNFNEAKKLFSRYVEENPDTQRFRFWLAKTHLHLKENDEAEDLFKEIISIDPMEYYSFLSHLELNKEIDPIDSFDEITALEDTTFEWLYSLGEIDIAKDYLKSMRRVWKGEKRIASLPLYERVGYYDAMISQVYSIPSEDRKDLLLENPTFAFPKPFKQEVEKASKKFNVAPELIYAISRQESGFNQHARSWADAFGVMQLIPEKAKVLGQRYKIPYKDHYDLFTPKTNVLLGASLLGELQKRFNGKFPLYVASYNASGQAVKRWYDERFDGDFIEFIEMIPYAETRKYVKLVLRNFFIYKKMNAEDDIVFNRSFFTSES
- a CDS encoding LolA family protein; protein product: MTKLIIATFLLSFDVLAFMPKSFEANFKQENISKRKRRSRRAAPKIIEGKVQYKFPGHIRFDVTSKDNKLTYVSNNKTTWYYTPAYTEKEQGQVTIQTAKANPLHLLFDVLKNGLKSNEFYNVKIDGEKAHLTFSKDFSSKLDIATAEITFKEKKEFSHIQKIDLSYSRGKVVSFQFGGIKENVGLSSDVFNFKIPKNTKQIHR
- a CDS encoding Ig domain-containing protein, coding for MKTINGIISTLFLVLLFQGCMPDSLTKFKEDPVTKQEEGATDDGPDLTNCDQGIDPVCTPPIGITYPLSTLNLNIYEDMASQLQDDNDGLNLSDGFNPSLIGGVDKIENYLSYSISPDLFTNTGLGFNTKTGEISGSANKYSAQQVYTITLKHSSYSSPVATYSMTIGTGTEITDLQIGDNVGTNYQLSVTNTSAFYYDPVTPSNSDILVSNKGSFSRITDIDPASATVNVSLTNSRIVKPGEYLDNSKDPSNNPIYVTAKAEVREAVILLETGTLYSFFPTIFSSTGVDPNSTPNEGPAISFHISPGLPPGLSLDSQSGAISGTPTSNTVAQTYTYSAFHSGIEKTTTTTFKLKVGNLNSSNSFTYNNPVNGKLLVKLSDPASFISDASSKTFTSIASNNGLVGQIDYLNGQDAYVTVTTSGPTFTANEPVDNRTAYVAQKTTTLYSYTIYETGQDFTFSPTLDSTLSNLDDEQKVTYTVSPNLPGLATGVKFLTKARCIDTSITSSATCSSGTWVDNLCARALSQVSCTGGSLQWYPGGTITGASEIDLIPTEFTITATGNDGTSISTNLSLAIGDSPKNLTTNRNTLLQVNNASIFGEGDYVTSRDNAAIGIVMASDTVNNLLEVKIIKGRFTPGVDIDNHKAFGNAATFVTNSTDAIVQYNAKFALSNTTNFSSTKGSNDIYIDATNRGVINKIVSSNVYVSIVEGDFLEGSTVLCAAGCSATISSVSANNLRFSFSISPSASVGDDFNSTNTKIAQINEIAGAVAIASPKEGVFQVADSVDFANYYVGPADGTVSTIETTPTFYTNRGEDEEIRIYMDSTNYSDTKIDFKPTLPTGITVDQDQKKFTGSSSTFVSKTSYTIYAYNQYGYTTHTFDWKVNDHVTLKSTTSAFTYNLHKAGFGHGNSPCRILRDELDSTNPKEIDCYLDAGEQELYSKGLETQITFGNDMCQFIEELPYFYYSYQPGATQPTNTVAVINEGESDCYNGTNTTYVGAYAVGAAGNYTTDHLGSAVIVDPKTAFCSFNYKTESSPWYPDCDTGQYGQVGFTWAKFSFRCMNAGSETSETDAISCYQAYGACSNTSYDNYDECVNNAATWTTSATHNDPSITTGYSAAVATQVANDEMPAIDTSSLSGNVDGCYIKEVATEDPADCGGKLSACVSGALRGVVSSDQIDDANQFGILHILSNGTPINSNYGNPFDNHTEYRKNTTMYLANFYGAASSSTAACLDSANPYKINQTVYTSPNGDANATHMFAGTRSIYKYSCKNGAGDDLGVINLFVRDWDVDFKVSDGVDEVFPTRMDSATGLDDILDIDSGGLITGNFCATPPSAGNINNTTAPFNSLFPETSE